The following are encoded in a window of Saccharothrix longispora genomic DNA:
- a CDS encoding MBOAT family O-acyltransferase — MSFATPLFLWFFLPVVLAAVLVAPGRRRNLVVAVASLLFYASGAGGTTLLLLGCMVANYLAGRRLEPDSPGDRRFVLVGTIALNLGVLLVWKYAGFATQQLHDIAEVVGADLPVLELALPIGISFYTFHHISYVVDVYRGERPALRDPVSFVTYIAMFPQLVAGPIVRFREIADQLPQERTHRWDDVAAGFPRFALGLCKKVIIADSLAPVVDACFATPSDEMTTAVAWLGAIAYALQLYFDFSGYSDMAIGLGRMLGFRLPENFARPYSSVTATEFWRRWHMSLSRWFRDYVYIPLGGNRGGVLSTYRNLTIVFVLTGFWHGANWTFLVWGLFHGALLVVERRFGWESAPVTTRTRIARRVLTMLLVVIGWVFFRSPDLGTAFTMLGHMLLPDFSGLTEAVGAAATNQRIVLLLVALTVVALPDHPVTGPYLESSRAKAATAARVSLMTAGVGYAAILVASGTFSPFLYYQF; from the coding sequence ATGTCCTTCGCCACGCCCCTCTTCCTGTGGTTCTTCCTCCCGGTCGTGCTCGCGGCCGTCCTCGTCGCACCCGGACGCAGGCGGAACCTCGTGGTCGCCGTGGCGAGCCTGCTGTTCTACGCCTCCGGCGCGGGCGGCACGACGCTGCTGCTCCTCGGCTGCATGGTCGCCAACTACCTGGCCGGCCGGCGACTGGAGCCGGACAGCCCCGGTGACCGGCGGTTCGTGCTGGTCGGCACGATCGCGCTGAACCTGGGCGTGCTGCTGGTGTGGAAGTACGCGGGGTTCGCCACGCAGCAGCTGCACGACATCGCCGAGGTGGTGGGCGCGGACCTGCCGGTGCTGGAGCTGGCGCTGCCGATCGGCATCTCGTTCTACACGTTCCACCACATCTCGTACGTCGTGGACGTGTACCGGGGCGAGCGGCCCGCGCTGCGCGACCCCGTCTCGTTCGTCACCTACATCGCGATGTTCCCGCAGCTGGTGGCCGGCCCGATCGTGCGGTTCCGGGAGATCGCCGACCAGCTGCCGCAGGAGCGCACGCACCGCTGGGACGACGTGGCCGCGGGGTTCCCCCGGTTCGCGCTCGGCCTGTGCAAGAAGGTGATCATCGCCGACTCGCTGGCGCCGGTGGTCGACGCCTGCTTCGCCACCCCGTCGGACGAGATGACGACGGCCGTCGCGTGGCTCGGCGCCATCGCCTACGCGCTCCAACTGTACTTCGACTTCTCCGGCTACTCCGACATGGCGATCGGCCTGGGCCGGATGCTCGGCTTCCGGCTGCCGGAGAACTTCGCGCGCCCCTACTCGTCGGTCACCGCGACCGAGTTCTGGCGGCGCTGGCACATGTCGCTGTCGCGCTGGTTCCGCGACTACGTCTACATCCCGCTGGGCGGCAACCGCGGCGGCGTGCTGTCGACCTACCGGAACCTCACGATCGTTTTCGTCCTCACCGGTTTCTGGCACGGGGCGAACTGGACGTTCCTCGTGTGGGGTTTGTTCCACGGCGCGCTGCTCGTCGTCGAACGCCGTTTCGGGTGGGAATCGGCTCCCGTCACTACGCGTACCCGAATTGCCCGGCGCGTCCTCACCATGTTGCTGGTGGTAATCGGCTGGGTGTTCTTCCGGTCCCCGGACCTGGGTACCGCGTTCACAATGCTCGGCCACATGTTGTTGCCGGATTTCAGCGGGTTGACCGAAGCGGTGGGCGCCGCGGCGACCAATCAGCGCATTGTCCTGCTGCTCGTCGCACTGACCGTCGTGGCCCTGCCGGACCACCCCGTGACCGGCCCCTACCTGGAGTCCTCCCGCGCGAAGGCAGCCACGGCGGCCCGCGTGTCGTTGATGACGGCCGGCGTCGGGTACGCGGCGATCCTCGTCGCGAGCGGTACGTTCAGCCCGTTCCTCTACTACCAGTTCTGA
- the rlmB gene encoding 23S rRNA (guanosine(2251)-2'-O)-methyltransferase RlmB, with amino-acid sequence MAGNSKRRGAMRNPGSKKGAVVGSGGQKSKGLQGKGPTPKAAERPNHPAYKRANATAKVEQQRAQRRRAAETGPETVAGRNPVVECLRAGIPATALYVALGIDADDRVAEAVQLAASRGISVLEVQRGELDRITGGAMHQGLGLQVPPYEYAEPRDLLRIANESGIPPLLVALDGVTDPRNLGAVVRSAAAFGAHGVVLPQRRSAGITAVAWRTSAGTAARMPIAVATNLTRQLKEWAEAGLMVVGLDADGDVDVDGLELATGPLVVVVGSEGRGLSRLVRETCDQTVSIPMSAGVESLNASVAAGVVLAEIARRRRVEARA; translated from the coding sequence GTGGCTGGTAACTCCAAGCGCCGTGGCGCTATGCGCAACCCCGGTTCCAAGAAGGGCGCGGTCGTCGGTTCCGGCGGGCAGAAGTCCAAGGGCCTGCAGGGCAAGGGGCCGACGCCGAAGGCGGCCGAACGACCCAACCACCCCGCGTACAAGCGGGCGAACGCGACCGCGAAGGTCGAGCAGCAGCGCGCGCAGCGCCGCCGGGCCGCCGAGACCGGGCCGGAGACCGTCGCCGGGCGCAACCCCGTGGTCGAGTGCCTGCGCGCGGGCATCCCGGCGACGGCGCTGTACGTGGCGCTGGGCATCGACGCGGACGACCGGGTCGCCGAGGCGGTGCAGCTGGCGGCGTCGCGGGGCATCTCCGTGCTGGAGGTGCAGCGCGGCGAGCTGGACCGCATCACGGGCGGCGCGATGCACCAGGGCCTCGGGCTCCAGGTGCCGCCGTACGAGTACGCCGAGCCGCGCGACCTGCTCAGGATCGCGAACGAGTCGGGCATCCCGCCGCTGCTGGTGGCGCTCGACGGCGTGACGGACCCGCGCAACCTGGGCGCCGTGGTGCGCTCGGCGGCGGCGTTCGGGGCGCACGGGGTCGTGCTGCCGCAGCGCCGTTCGGCGGGCATCACGGCGGTGGCGTGGCGGACCAGCGCGGGCACGGCGGCGCGGATGCCGATCGCGGTGGCGACCAACCTGACCCGCCAGCTCAAGGAGTGGGCCGAGGCGGGGCTCATGGTCGTGGGCCTGGACGCGGACGGCGACGTGGACGTGGACGGCCTGGAGCTGGCGACCGGCCCGCTCGTCGTGGTGGTCGGCTCGGAGGGCCGAGGCCTGTCCCGGCTGGTGCGCGAGACGTGCGACCAGACCGTGTCGATCCCGATGTCGGCGGGCGTGGAGTCCCTCAACGCCTCGGTGGCGGCCGGCGTGGTCCTGGCGGAGATCGCCCGCCGCCGCCGCGTGGAAGCCCGCGCCTGA